In the genome of Desulfovibrio sp. JC010, one region contains:
- a CDS encoding ABC transporter substrate-binding protein has protein sequence MRRFTTLYLAVIMLLIAVFLTACAQQEKTGLEKVKEAGEVSFAMSGGYPPFNYFNKQNELVGFDVDVAKEVAKRLGVKLKPVTTEWSGIIEGLRSGIYNGILGSMAATEQRKKVVDFSTPYYYSGAQMFVRADAPFKSVGELKAKPVGLVTGTTFEQDAKDLGVTDIRLYKDDTHTLTELSGGVIGGVITDRVVGVNAMNSGKFEVKPLGSPLRKEDIAVAFRKEDKTLTDEVNKILKQMHEDGTLTELSKKWLKVDITKK, from the coding sequence ATGAGACGTTTTACTACCTTATACCTTGCGGTGATCATGCTGTTGATCGCTGTGTTTTTGACCGCTTGCGCCCAGCAGGAAAAGACCGGCCTTGAGAAGGTTAAAGAAGCTGGAGAAGTGAGCTTCGCCATGAGCGGCGGCTATCCTCCGTTCAACTATTTCAACAAGCAGAATGAACTGGTCGGTTTTGATGTTGATGTGGCCAAAGAGGTTGCCAAGCGGTTGGGCGTGAAGCTGAAACCCGTGACCACTGAGTGGAGCGGTATTATCGAAGGGCTGCGGTCCGGTATTTACAATGGCATCCTCGGAAGTATGGCTGCCACAGAGCAGCGTAAAAAGGTCGTGGACTTCTCCACACCATATTACTACTCCGGCGCGCAGATGTTTGTCCGTGCGGATGCTCCTTTTAAGTCCGTTGGCGAACTGAAAGCAAAGCCTGTCGGGCTGGTTACCGGAACCACTTTTGAGCAGGACGCCAAGGATCTTGGGGTCACTGATATTCGTCTTTACAAGGACGATACTCATACTCTTACCGAACTTTCCGGCGGCGTAATTGGGGGCGTTATCACTGACCGTGTTGTGGGTGTGAATGCCATGAACAGCGGTAAATTCGAGGTAAAACCTCTCGGTTCTCCGTTGCGCAAGGAAGATATCGCGGTGGCTTTTCGCAAGGAAGACAAAACTCTTACGGATGAAGTGAACAAGATACTTAAGCAGATGCATGAAGACGGCACTCTTACTGAATTGAGTAAGAAGTGGCTGAAGGTAGATATTACTAAGAAATAG
- a CDS encoding amino acid ABC transporter permease: MYFDFTSLPEYIPYFLPAAWMTLEITVLGILLGLVLGLITVFMRISDKRVLNLPAHAYIYLIRGTPLLLQLLFIYFGMRSLVGLSALPAAVLALGIHNGAYIAEIFRGAIASISSGQMEAARSIGMSYPRAMLRIVLPQAFKRAVPALGNQFIIALKDSSLASTITINELLLKSQQLASSNFMMMEMLTIAGVFYLIYTGAFTFLFHAIERKLDTSRA, encoded by the coding sequence ATGTATTTCGATTTTACTAGCCTGCCGGAGTATATTCCATATTTTCTCCCGGCAGCATGGATGACCCTGGAGATTACCGTGCTCGGTATTCTGCTGGGGCTTGTCCTCGGTCTCATTACTGTATTCATGCGCATTTCGGATAAGCGGGTACTTAATCTTCCGGCTCATGCATACATCTATTTAATACGCGGAACTCCGCTTCTGTTGCAGCTGTTGTTTATTTATTTCGGTATGCGCAGCCTTGTGGGACTTTCCGCTCTTCCGGCTGCTGTACTGGCTTTGGGAATTCATAACGGAGCCTATATTGCCGAGATTTTCAGGGGTGCTATTGCATCCATTTCTTCCGGTCAGATGGAGGCTGCGCGCAGTATCGGGATGAGCTATCCGCGTGCAATGCTCAGGATTGTTCTGCCGCAGGCCTTTAAGCGTGCGGTTCCGGCTTTGGGAAATCAGTTTATCATTGCTTTGAAGGATTCGTCCCTTGCCAGCACAATCACCATCAATGAATTGCTGCTCAAATCGCAGCAACTGGCTTCTTCCAACTTCATGATGATGGAGATGCTGACCATAGCCGGAGTGTTTTACCTGATTTATACCGGTGCATTTACATTTCTTTTTCATGCAATCGAAAGAAAGCTCGATACGAGCAGGGCCTAA
- a CDS encoding amino acid ABC transporter ATP-binding protein — protein MQDTISIENVHKWFDTNHVLKGVDLNVGNSDVVVVIGASGSGKSTLLRCVNRLEAYTKGEICINGDKVPSDEKEINSMRSRVGMVFQHFNLFPHMSVLGNVTEGPTQVRKMPKKDAVELGMSFLDKVGMAEKADAYPETLSGGQKQRVAIARALAMEPEVMLFDEPTSALDPELVGEVLTVMRDLADDGMTMMVVTHEMNFANEVADSVAFMDQGVILEQDSPSRLFSAPGEQRTQEFLSQIL, from the coding sequence ATGCAGGATACTATCAGTATAGAAAACGTCCACAAATGGTTCGACACCAATCACGTGCTCAAAGGAGTAGATCTCAATGTGGGTAACTCGGATGTGGTCGTGGTTATCGGTGCCAGCGGTTCCGGCAAATCTACGTTGCTCAGGTGTGTAAACCGTCTTGAGGCATACACCAAGGGCGAAATCTGCATCAACGGGGATAAGGTCCCAAGTGATGAAAAGGAAATCAATTCCATGCGCAGCCGGGTGGGAATGGTCTTTCAGCATTTTAATCTTTTTCCGCATATGAGCGTGCTGGGTAACGTCACCGAAGGTCCTACACAGGTCCGGAAGATGCCTAAAAAGGATGCTGTGGAACTGGGCATGTCTTTTCTGGATAAAGTCGGCATGGCTGAGAAGGCTGATGCATACCCGGAAACATTATCCGGCGGCCAGAAGCAGCGGGTCGCAATAGCCCGTGCCTTGGCCATGGAGCCGGAAGTGATGCTTTTTGATGAGCCTACTTCTGCCCTCGACCCGGAACTGGTCGGCGAGGTGCTTACTGTCATGCGTGATCTTGCTGACGACGGTATGACCATGATGGTCGTGACTCATGAAATGAATTTTGCAAATGAGGTGGCGGATTCCGTGGCCTTCATGGATCAGGGCGTAATTCTGGAACAGGATAGCCCGTCCCGCCTGTTTTCTGCTCCGGGAGAGCAGCGGACTCAGGAATTCCTCTCTCAAATATTATAA
- the ablA gene encoding lysine 2,3-aminomutase translates to MTVYTERQEALACVIDDDSSRSDWTDWKWHIRNTIRTVSGFEKVLGVKFSDSERKKHEMTLRKFPLAITPYYLSLIDVQDFENDPVFLQSFPSPEELKIERCDMTDPLHEDADSPVPGLTHRYPDRVLFHISNLCSMYCRHCTRKRKVGDQDSIPSRSQLEQGIEYIRNTPQVRDVLLSGGDPFMLSDEKLDWILTQLGKIEHVEVIRIGTRMPVVLPYRITDKLVDMLKKHHPLWINTHFNHPREVTDSSRRALAKLADAGIPLGNQSVLLAGINDCPRLIKTLNQKLVKNRVRPYYLYQCDLSEGLSHFRTPVGKGIEILESLRGHTSGFAVPTYVVDAPGGGGKIPVMPNYIVSWATNKVVLRNYEGVITTYTEPDSYDCNYCDRDCANCNLQLKEDGAEEKAIGIEKLISDWDDTLSLTPEDNERAERNSHVA, encoded by the coding sequence ATGACTGTTTACACAGAGCGTCAGGAAGCTTTGGCATGTGTTATTGATGACGATTCTTCAAGGTCTGACTGGACTGACTGGAAGTGGCATATTCGCAACACAATCAGGACGGTTTCCGGTTTTGAAAAAGTTCTCGGCGTAAAATTCAGCGACAGTGAGCGCAAAAAGCATGAAATGACCCTGCGCAAATTTCCGCTGGCTATTACCCCTTACTACCTATCACTTATTGATGTGCAGGACTTTGAAAATGATCCCGTTTTCCTGCAATCTTTTCCCAGCCCCGAAGAATTGAAGATCGAACGTTGCGATATGACCGATCCGCTGCATGAGGATGCGGACAGTCCGGTTCCCGGTTTGACCCATCGTTACCCGGACCGGGTGCTGTTTCATATCAGCAATCTTTGCTCCATGTATTGCCGGCACTGCACCCGCAAGCGCAAGGTCGGAGATCAGGATTCCATTCCGTCCCGCAGCCAGTTGGAGCAGGGCATTGAGTATATCCGCAACACCCCGCAGGTGCGGGACGTGCTGCTTTCCGGCGGTGATCCGTTCATGCTTTCCGATGAGAAACTGGATTGGATTCTGACTCAGCTAGGCAAGATTGAGCATGTGGAGGTCATCCGCATCGGGACCCGCATGCCGGTGGTCCTGCCTTACCGCATCACCGACAAGCTGGTGGATATGCTTAAGAAGCATCATCCGCTCTGGATCAACACCCATTTCAACCATCCCCGCGAGGTTACTGATTCATCGCGCCGGGCATTAGCCAAGCTGGCAGATGCCGGGATTCCTCTCGGCAACCAGAGTGTGCTGCTGGCGGGGATCAACGATTGCCCGCGTTTGATCAAGACTTTGAACCAGAAGCTGGTCAAAAACCGGGTCCGTCCATACTACCTCTACCAGTGCGACCTTTCCGAGGGTTTGAGCCATTTTCGTACACCCGTGGGCAAGGGCATTGAGATTCTTGAAAGTCTGCGCGGGCATACCAGCGGTTTTGCCGTGCCCACATATGTGGTGGATGCTCCGGGCGGGGGCGGCAAGATTCCGGTCATGCCCAACTATATTGTTTCATGGGCGACCAACAAGGTTGTGCTGCGAAATTATGAAGGCGTGATCACCACCTACACCGAGCCGGATTCTTACGATTGCAACTATTGCGACCGCGATTGCGCCAATTGCAATCTGCAGCTCAAGGAAGATGGGGCTGAGGAAAAAGCTATCGGCATTGAAAAGCTCATCTCGGATTGGGATGATACCTTAAGCCTGACCCCGGAAGACAATGAAAGGGCGGAGCGCAATTCGCATGTCGCATGA
- the ablB gene encoding putative beta-lysine N-acetyltransferase has protein sequence MSHDSIINIGRSRVQIGPHNDRIYLMSLVPDDCDEINLVDVLINAAVREDLSKIFAKVPAAYMIPFLSSGFEKEAEIPGMFGEDDGAFLSFYLAPWRKVQDDREELERVLSVAESKKGKGNGSSLSNGLQLRRLGPDDASPLARLYGQTFQTYPFPITDPDFIQQEMSEGTCFMGVYDGKNLVGAASAEVAADGNSAEMTDFAVNPDYRKSGIAGALLSALEKDCFKSGIRCFFTIARACSYGINSLFAKGDYEFSGQLPNNTNISGRLESMNVWCKSL, from the coding sequence ATGTCGCATGATTCGATCATAAATATCGGTCGAAGCCGGGTGCAGATCGGCCCGCATAATGACCGCATTTATCTGATGTCGCTGGTTCCTGATGATTGCGATGAAATAAATCTGGTTGATGTGTTGATTAATGCCGCCGTGCGCGAGGATTTATCCAAGATATTCGCCAAGGTTCCGGCAGCGTACATGATTCCTTTTCTTTCCAGCGGTTTTGAGAAAGAGGCCGAAATCCCGGGCATGTTCGGGGAAGATGACGGTGCTTTCTTAAGTTTCTATCTTGCTCCGTGGCGTAAAGTTCAGGATGACCGGGAAGAGCTTGAGCGCGTTCTTTCCGTGGCTGAAAGCAAGAAAGGCAAGGGTAACGGTTCGTCCCTTTCAAACGGCCTGCAACTGCGCAGGCTGGGGCCGGATGATGCGTCCCCGCTGGCCCGGCTTTACGGTCAGACCTTTCAGACCTACCCCTTTCCCATCACCGATCCTGATTTTATCCAACAGGAAATGAGCGAGGGCACTTGTTTTATGGGCGTTTATGACGGGAAAAATCTTGTGGGGGCTGCTTCAGCAGAAGTGGCGGCCGACGGGAACAGTGCGGAGATGACCGACTTCGCTGTTAATCCTGATTATCGCAAATCAGGGATTGCCGGGGCACTGCTATCTGCCCTTGAAAAAGATTGCTTTAAGTCCGGAATCAGATGCTTTTTCACTATCGCCCGGGCCTGTTCTTATGGAATTAATTCCCTCTTCGCCAAGGGAGATTACGAATTTTCAGGACAACTGCCCAATAATACCAATATCAGCGGGCGGCTTGAGTCCATGAATGTGTGGTGTAAGAGTTTGTAG
- a CDS encoding glycosyltransferase family 4 protein, translated as MLRLIDRMFESAYILRMKILHLLSQIPDATGSGKYVQEMIRQSRNRGFEPFLVAGVPKNFTLEDTPLAKIIKPDHCLFVRFEDRDLSFKVVGMSNVMPYPSTVCAHLTKDDIDAYMKVFEGVIKQAIERFSPQLIHSNHLWMATAAARRTAPDLPLVTTCHGTCLRQHHLCPELGNSLLTDLSGIDRIIALFEQQKQEIMELLNLPEERVATISGGFNQQCFFTNQTKPETEQDKINILYAGKINRAKGVPWMLRNLAKLKHLPFHLHLVGGGSGPEKQECLELAAALGEKVTIHGILPHQELGKLMRRSQIFILPSFFEGLPLVLLEALACGCRVVTTDLPGVKELFSTDSAEMVHMINLPELQTIDAPHPDDGPLLDERLQKALAESIQAVQSGETIDPAAIARLTAPYTWANIFNRITEVYQQAISRA; from the coding sequence GTGCTAAGATTAATTGACCGGATGTTTGAATCCGCCTATATTTTACGCATGAAAATCCTTCATCTTTTGAGTCAGATACCCGATGCAACCGGAAGCGGCAAATATGTACAGGAAATGATCCGTCAGAGCCGCAACCGAGGTTTTGAGCCGTTTCTTGTGGCCGGGGTGCCCAAAAATTTCACGCTGGAAGACACACCGCTTGCCAAAATAATCAAACCGGACCACTGCCTTTTTGTCCGCTTCGAAGACCGGGACCTGAGCTTCAAGGTAGTGGGCATGAGTAATGTAATGCCCTACCCCAGCACGGTCTGCGCCCACTTAACAAAAGATGATATCGACGCCTACATGAAGGTTTTTGAGGGAGTAATCAAGCAGGCAATTGAAAGGTTTTCGCCGCAACTCATCCACTCCAACCACCTGTGGATGGCCACAGCAGCAGCCAGAAGGACAGCCCCGGACCTGCCGCTGGTGACAACCTGCCACGGCACCTGCTTGCGGCAGCATCATCTCTGCCCGGAACTGGGAAATTCACTGCTGACGGACCTATCCGGAATCGACAGGATTATTGCCCTTTTTGAACAGCAGAAACAGGAAATTATGGAGCTGCTCAACCTGCCGGAAGAACGCGTAGCAACCATAAGCGGCGGATTCAATCAGCAGTGCTTTTTTACAAATCAGACCAAACCGGAAACAGAGCAGGACAAAATAAACATCCTTTACGCCGGGAAAATCAACCGGGCCAAGGGCGTACCGTGGATGCTGCGCAATCTGGCAAAGCTGAAGCATCTGCCCTTTCATCTGCATCTGGTGGGCGGCGGAAGCGGCCCGGAAAAGCAGGAATGTCTGGAACTTGCCGCCGCACTGGGCGAGAAGGTCACAATCCACGGAATCCTGCCGCATCAGGAGCTTGGTAAGCTGATGCGCAGGTCGCAGATTTTCATCCTGCCCTCATTCTTTGAAGGACTCCCGCTGGTCCTGCTGGAAGCCCTAGCCTGCGGTTGCCGGGTCGTGACCACGGACCTGCCCGGCGTGAAAGAACTTTTCTCCACCGATTCCGCAGAAATGGTCCACATGATCAATCTGCCGGAACTGCAGACAATAGACGCACCACACCCCGATGACGGTCCCCTGCTTGATGAACGGCTGCAGAAGGCACTAGCCGAAAGCATTCAAGCCGTACAATCAGGAGAAACCATCGATCCGGCAGCCATCGCCCGGCTGACAGCCCCCTACACATGGGCCAATATTTTCAACAGAATCACAGAAGTATACCAGCAGGCAATCAGCAGAGCCTAG
- a CDS encoding protein phosphatase 2C domain-containing protein, with the protein MQVESLIEHGTGVINEDFLVVEDNLFGVFDGATSLTAETYENGYTGGFLASKLAGEEFRKNNGTMQELAKRANMTIRQEMAERNVNLGSKKNLWSTSAAIVRVNDGMLEWAQIGDCRIVCVYENGDFEFLAKWVEQDTETLSIWKEVGESTDKPIGVALHDQIAKVRARMNLDYGVFNGEPEAINFLNTGTRDLTGVRNILLFTDGLLLPNEKPWEERDYSEQLNLFRRNGIKGLRDHIRSIESTDLRCCAYPRFKTHDDIAAVAIGF; encoded by the coding sequence ATGCAAGTCGAGTCACTCATAGAGCATGGCACCGGAGTCATTAACGAAGATTTTCTCGTGGTCGAGGACAATCTGTTCGGGGTTTTTGACGGTGCTACCAGCCTGACTGCCGAAACATACGAAAACGGTTATACCGGAGGTTTTCTGGCCTCCAAACTGGCCGGGGAAGAGTTTCGTAAGAACAACGGAACCATGCAGGAACTGGCTAAGCGGGCCAACATGACCATCCGGCAGGAAATGGCCGAACGTAACGTTAATCTGGGCAGCAAAAAGAATCTCTGGTCCACAAGTGCGGCGATTGTTCGCGTTAATGACGGCATGCTGGAATGGGCGCAGATAGGGGATTGCCGGATTGTCTGTGTGTACGAGAACGGCGATTTTGAATTCCTCGCAAAATGGGTTGAGCAGGATACGGAAACCCTGAGCATATGGAAGGAAGTGGGGGAGTCCACTGATAAGCCCATCGGCGTGGCTCTGCATGACCAGATTGCGAAAGTCCGTGCGCGCATGAATCTGGACTATGGTGTTTTCAACGGTGAACCCGAAGCAATAAATTTTCTGAATACCGGAACCCGTGATCTTACCGGGGTGCGCAACATTCTTTTATTTACCGACGGTCTGCTCCTGCCCAACGAAAAACCTTGGGAAGAACGGGACTACAGTGAGCAGCTGAACCTTTTCCGTCGGAACGGGATCAAAGGGCTTCGTGATCATATCCGCAGCATTGAGAGTACTGACCTGCGCTGCTGCGCTTACCCCCGCTTTAAAACCCACGATGATATCGCAGCTGTGGCCATCGGCTTTTAA
- a CDS encoding ABC transporter substrate-binding protein, which translates to MKKVLAACVAVMFLVVSPVCADETLSVLTEEWPPYNYTENGKLTGISTDLVRQTLSRAGYKFKINIKPWKRAYNEALKVRNTLLYTTSRTEAREKLFKWVGPLYPRRIVLFRLKKNNTVIINDFEELRKYKIGVLRGGSVEEYLMSRGFKLNDNLDQAADGKQNILKLFSNRIDLIPGSEMSMAHRLQQTPYEFSRLEVAYVLIDKGGYYIAINKDTPDEVVNKMQRAFDELIEEGVRKRIVDSYLGR; encoded by the coding sequence ATGAAAAAAGTTCTGGCCGCATGTGTTGCGGTGATGTTTCTGGTTGTTTCTCCGGTCTGTGCTGATGAAACTTTGTCTGTGCTGACTGAGGAGTGGCCGCCGTACAATTATACAGAAAACGGTAAGTTGACAGGTATTAGTACTGATTTGGTCCGCCAGACTCTCAGTCGGGCGGGGTATAAATTCAAAATTAATATTAAACCGTGGAAAAGGGCGTATAATGAGGCATTGAAGGTCCGCAATACCCTTTTATATACTACCAGTAGAACTGAAGCGCGGGAGAAATTATTCAAATGGGTAGGCCCGTTGTATCCAAGGCGGATTGTTCTATTTCGCCTGAAGAAAAATAACACCGTCATAATTAATGATTTTGAAGAGTTGAGGAAATATAAGATAGGTGTGCTGAGGGGCGGCTCTGTTGAAGAATATTTAATGTCCAGAGGCTTTAAGCTAAATGATAATTTAGATCAGGCAGCAGACGGTAAGCAGAATATTTTGAAGTTGTTTTCTAACAGGATTGATTTGATTCCCGGGTCAGAAATGAGCATGGCTCACAGGTTGCAACAGACACCATATGAATTCAGCAGGTTGGAAGTTGCTTATGTTCTGATCGATAAGGGCGGTTATTACATTGCCATTAATAAAGATACACCAGATGAAGTTGTGAATAAGATGCAGCGTGCGTTTGATGAGCTGATTGAAGAAGGTGTGCGTAAAAGGATTGTGGATTCCTATCTGGGAAGATGA
- a CDS encoding HlyD family secretion protein, which yields MKAILCRRSTTWIVLLLIALLPLPSIVSYMQRFVVRNGVVTAYRYDVRAPIDGVVDAISIVPGMVSQGGPVLRIGNRRTSGQYETLEKELLALEESLVVSRRKLDGYMDRLIRDIDQSLAILSARIKGEKAALKEAKHRRDRIAKLVKASVATSEDEDKAESEFLKADAKVKSTKLEIGQLKHRRGMLSQGMLPNDLSDGALQVQKRINDLEQNILACKRRMSETENAGGADDVLNTRHTRAAVTLPETAVVWEMDVQDGMEVTKGDRLLSYIDRSRLMVEVAVDDATLELIVPGQPVKIRLYGRTDFIEGKVSRVMGSGGIWHSNLFAAGIKDRSARDGRVLVLIDDPLLYKRVEKFCGVGRTAYAEFEGIGLMEQYFGVFLR from the coding sequence ATGAAAGCCATTTTATGCAGAAGGTCCACCACCTGGATTGTATTGCTTTTGATTGCCCTTCTTCCGCTTCCTTCCATTGTCAGTTATATGCAGCGTTTTGTGGTCAGAAACGGTGTGGTAACGGCTTATCGCTATGATGTCCGTGCACCTATTGACGGTGTAGTGGATGCTATTTCCATTGTACCGGGCATGGTTTCGCAGGGCGGACCTGTGTTGCGCATCGGTAACCGCAGAACTTCCGGGCAATACGAGACTCTTGAAAAGGAACTGCTTGCCCTTGAGGAAAGCCTTGTTGTGAGCCGCAGAAAACTTGACGGTTATATGGACAGGCTTATCAGGGATATTGATCAGAGTCTGGCAATCCTTTCCGCCCGCATTAAAGGGGAGAAGGCCGCGCTCAAGGAGGCCAAACACCGTCGTGACCGTATTGCAAAGCTTGTCAAAGCTTCGGTCGCAACCAGTGAAGACGAGGATAAGGCGGAGTCGGAATTTCTTAAGGCTGATGCTAAGGTTAAGTCTACTAAACTTGAAATCGGTCAGCTGAAGCATCGGCGGGGGATGCTAAGTCAGGGAATGCTGCCTAACGATCTTTCTGACGGGGCGTTGCAGGTTCAGAAACGCATTAATGATCTTGAGCAGAATATTCTGGCCTGCAAAAGGCGGATGAGTGAGACGGAAAACGCAGGCGGAGCCGATGATGTGTTGAATACCCGCCATACACGTGCTGCGGTTACACTCCCTGAGACTGCTGTGGTCTGGGAAATGGATGTTCAGGACGGTATGGAGGTCACCAAGGGTGACAGGCTGCTTTCATATATAGATAGAAGCAGGCTTATGGTGGAGGTGGCCGTAGATGACGCTACTCTTGAATTGATTGTTCCGGGGCAGCCGGTAAAAATCAGACTTTACGGCAGGACTGATTTTATTGAAGGCAAGGTCAGCCGGGTTATGGGTTCCGGCGGAATATGGCACTCCAATCTTTTTGCCGCCGGGATCAAGGATCGTTCCGCACGTGACGGGCGGGTGCTGGTGCTTATTGATGATCCGCTGCTTTACAAGCGGGTGGAAAAGTTTTGCGGGGTGGGGCGTACCGCCTATGCTGAATTCGAGGGAATAGGACTCATGGAGCAGTATTTCGGAGTATTCCTGCGATGA
- a CDS encoding cation diffusion facilitator family transporter, with product MSGSSVNLTPDQLAKEKAVFWAVVLDAAILAFFAVAGLLSGSMTALSEVIRILLLLTIEVVSYVVLKRAHRGRFMEFEYGIGKIERITNLLVAFGLLLSGLYILSKVFTMDDGAPISTNIMMLAIISAAANLMVNYYFSVAFIRSNEKESSVIISSQIAARIAKTVASIIVLAILMITLWLPDPKSARMVDLFGSLFMVGYMVVIAVGLIRESLPEILDRTIPEPEHYQLLRILARYFDNYDGFNGYKARRSGKDLFILINLGFNSDRTIGQIEERLAPIRKAVESELPGSSVSIEPQIIPSR from the coding sequence ATGAGCGGTTCTTCTGTCAATTTGACTCCTGATCAGCTGGCCAAGGAAAAGGCGGTGTTCTGGGCTGTTGTGCTTGATGCTGCTATTCTGGCTTTTTTCGCCGTGGCAGGTTTGCTTTCCGGTTCCATGACGGCTCTGTCCGAAGTGATCAGGATTCTGCTGCTGCTGACCATCGAGGTGGTTTCTTACGTTGTGCTCAAACGGGCCCACCGGGGCAGGTTTATGGAGTTTGAGTACGGTATCGGCAAGATTGAGCGTATTACCAATCTGTTGGTGGCTTTTGGACTGCTTTTAAGCGGTCTGTATATCCTTTCCAAGGTTTTCACCATGGATGACGGGGCACCAATCTCTACCAATATAATGATGCTGGCCATTATCAGTGCTGCGGCCAACCTTATGGTCAACTATTACTTTTCCGTTGCATTTATCCGTTCCAATGAAAAAGAAAGCTCGGTGATTATCTCTTCGCAGATTGCCGCGCGTATAGCCAAGACTGTGGCTTCGATAATAGTACTGGCTATCCTGATGATTACCCTCTGGCTGCCTGATCCGAAGTCTGCGCGTATGGTGGATCTGTTCGGTTCATTGTTTATGGTCGGCTATATGGTGGTCATTGCTGTGGGGTTGATCCGGGAAAGCCTGCCGGAGATCCTTGACCGTACAATTCCAGAACCGGAGCATTACCAGTTGTTGCGCATATTGGCCCGCTATTTTGACAATTATGACGGGTTCAACGGCTACAAGGCCCGTCGATCAGGCAAGGATTTGTTTATTTTGATCAATCTCGGATTTAATTCTGATCGAACAATTGGTCAGATTGAAGAGCGTCTGGCCCCAATTCGCAAGGCCGTGGAATCGGAATTGCCCGGTTCTTCAGTAAGTATTGAGCCGCAGATTATCCCATCCAGGTAG
- a CDS encoding ABC transporter substrate-binding protein produces the protein MRFFVILFIVVSAVFSTSSVQASKGLSFYTHFIKPFAYEEEGRICGFAVEVVREMMKLTGQSCEIEMLPFARGLKLVQSFPEKAFFIVAKRPERLGSVKWVGPLVTSGVYFYKAKGKQFEADSLEEMKQLESVCVGRGNADHTYLESLGFENLVPVNNQMVSLQLLVKGRVDVTPVSEMVMPAMAQQAGIDVSKIESTGVKLYDSELFLVFSKETPEWTVAKWQAALDELKRNGTYRGIYSKYILQQ, from the coding sequence ATGCGCTTTTTCGTTATCTTATTTATTGTCGTTTCTGCTGTTTTCAGCACTTCTTCTGTGCAGGCATCCAAAGGATTGTCATTCTATACCCACTTTATCAAGCCGTTCGCTTATGAGGAAGAAGGCAGGATTTGCGGTTTTGCTGTGGAAGTTGTCCGGGAGATGATGAAATTGACCGGACAATCCTGTGAAATTGAGATGCTTCCGTTCGCACGCGGGCTTAAGCTGGTGCAGTCCTTTCCGGAAAAGGCTTTTTTCATTGTTGCTAAAAGACCGGAAAGATTGGGCTCTGTAAAATGGGTCGGTCCATTGGTGACCAGCGGCGTATATTTCTACAAGGCTAAGGGGAAGCAGTTTGAGGCTGATTCTCTGGAAGAGATGAAACAGCTTGAATCTGTTTGCGTGGGGCGGGGAAATGCGGATCACACTTATCTTGAATCATTGGGATTCGAAAACCTTGTGCCGGTGAATAACCAGATGGTTTCCCTGCAGTTGCTGGTTAAAGGACGGGTGGATGTGACTCCGGTCAGCGAGATGGTTATGCCTGCCATGGCCCAGCAGGCCGGGATAGATGTTTCCAAAATTGAATCTACCGGAGTGAAGTTGTATGATTCTGAATTGTTTTTGGTTTTTTCAAAGGAAACCCCGGAGTGGACCGTTGCCAAATGGCAGGCGGCACTGGATGAGTTGAAAAGAAACGGGACCTACAGGGGTATTTATTCAAAATATATTTTGCAGCAGTAG